One Campylobacteraceae bacterium DNA window includes the following coding sequences:
- a CDS encoding EAL domain-containing protein: MIYDNESKFLELISKIPNIAVQGYNKNREVIYWNKASEDMYGFLEQEALGKKLEDLIIPSYMKEDLILFHANWCQKGVPIPSGELLLHKKDGSSIFVYSSHIMLGENSDSPEMFCLDIDISEQKTQELELKSTHQDLEKSLKILDIQKKELEYQMNYDSLTSLPNKVLFLDRLEQAIKFSRRHRNKLAILFIDLDSFKEINDSLGHQVGDEILVQVAQRIKSKIRDSDTLSRLGGDEFTIILNDIQSLEDISSFINNILKLFKEPFLVGDNLLYTTISIGASIYPSDGYDSNTLLRNSSAAMYEAKKDDYSNYCFYDEEMTIKALQRVLLKTALRQALKEDELIVYYQPQIDANDNTLVGMEALVRWNHPTLGLISPDKFIPLAEASGMIIELDRIVMKKALAQLKIWHDQGFETGKLSLNLAIKQLEKDDLISFIKKLLSDEKCAYECIEFEITESQIMQNPSKAIQLLQDLNNLGISIAIDDFGTGYSSLSYLRNLPINKLKIDKSFVNNLPKDIQDAAISKTIITLCKSLNLEVIAEGIETNEQKEFMLENGCNVIQGYLYSKPLSSEDMTEFLHKKARYLKQA; the protein is encoded by the coding sequence ATGATTTACGATAATGAAAGCAAATTTCTTGAGCTCATTAGTAAAATACCAAATATAGCAGTTCAAGGATATAATAAAAACAGAGAAGTTATCTACTGGAATAAAGCAAGTGAAGATATGTATGGTTTTTTAGAACAAGAAGCTCTTGGAAAAAAACTTGAAGATCTAATTATTCCTAGTTATATGAAAGAGGATTTAATTCTATTTCATGCAAACTGGTGCCAAAAAGGAGTTCCTATTCCTTCAGGTGAATTATTGTTACATAAAAAAGATGGTTCTAGTATCTTTGTATATTCTTCACACATTATGTTGGGTGAAAACAGTGACTCTCCAGAAATGTTTTGTTTGGATATTGACATATCAGAACAAAAAACACAAGAACTGGAATTAAAAAGTACGCACCAAGATCTGGAAAAAAGTTTGAAAATATTGGACATACAAAAAAAAGAATTAGAATATCAAATGAACTATGATTCTTTGACTTCTTTGCCCAATAAAGTTCTTTTTTTAGACAGATTGGAACAAGCAATTAAATTTTCAAGACGACACCGCAATAAACTGGCCATTTTATTCATAGATTTGGATAGTTTTAAAGAAATAAATGATTCTCTAGGCCATCAAGTAGGAGATGAAATACTCGTGCAAGTAGCACAAAGAATAAAAAGTAAAATAAGAGACAGTGACACCCTTTCAAGACTAGGGGGAGATGAATTTACTATTATTTTAAATGATATACAAAGCCTTGAGGATATTTCTTCTTTTATAAACAATATTCTAAAACTTTTTAAAGAACCTTTTCTTGTAGGTGATAATTTGCTTTACACAACCATAAGTATAGGTGCTTCCATCTATCCAAGTGATGGGTATGACTCAAACACACTCTTAAGAAACTCTAGTGCAGCTATGTATGAAGCAAAAAAAGATGATTATAGTAACTACTGTTTTTATGATGAAGAAATGACAATAAAAGCATTGCAAAGAGTACTTTTAAAAACTGCACTACGACAAGCTTTAAAAGAGGATGAACTCATTGTTTATTATCAACCCCAAATAGATGCCAATGATAATACCTTAGTTGGTATGGAAGCGCTGGTTAGATGGAATCACCCAACGCTTGGATTAATATCTCCTGATAAATTCATACCTCTTGCAGAAGCAAGTGGCATGATTATAGAACTGGATAGAATTGTTATGAAAAAAGCATTAGCCCAATTAAAAATCTGGCATGACCAAGGATTTGAAACAGGAAAACTTTCTCTTAATCTGGCAATAAAACAGCTTGAGAAAGATGATTTAATCAGCTTTATTAAAAAATTGTTAAGTGATGAAAAATGCGCTTATGAGTGTATTGAATTTGAAATCACAGAAAGTCAAATTATGCAAAATCCCAGTAAAGCAATCCAACTTTTACAAGATCTTAATAACTTAGGTATTTCAATTGCAATTGATGATTTTGGAACGGGCTATTCGTCCCTTTCTTATCTTAGAAACCTTCCTATTAATAAATTAAAAATTGACAAATCATTTGTTAATAATCTGCCAAAAGATATTCAAGATGCAGCTATTAGTAAAACAATTATTACTTTATGCAAGAGTTTAAACCTAGAAGTCATTGCAGAAGGTATAGAAACAAACGAACAAAAAGAGTTTATGTTAGAAAATGGCTGTAACGTGATTCAAGGTTATTTGTATTCTAAACCTCTTTCAAGCGAGGATATGACAGAATTTTTGCATAAAAAAGCCAGATATTTAAAGCAAGCTTAA
- a CDS encoding helix-turn-helix transcriptional regulator: protein MTRLQLLERVKARRKELGITIDNLAQISHLGYKTLSRFFAGSDVKLSTVEKVTQVLGLDFAGNETVSIDDLRDKRAEKKAIYIISLVQDTSALEMQGLESDAIKILIADTKKEFLVGEYKKNLWAS, encoded by the coding sequence ATGACTAGATTACAACTATTAGAAAGAGTAAAAGCAAGAAGAAAAGAACTAGGGATTACAATAGATAATCTTGCTCAAATATCACACTTAGGGTATAAGACATTATCAAGATTTTTTGCAGGTTCAGATGTAAAATTGAGTACTGTTGAAAAAGTGACCCAAGTATTAGGTTTAGATTTTGCAGGAAATGAAACAGTTAGTATTGATGATTTAAGAGATAAAAGAGCAGAAAAAAAAGCTATATATATTATTTCTTTAGTTCAAGATACTTCTGCGCTGGAAATGCAAGGTTTAGAAAGCGATGCTATTAAAATTTTAATTGCAGATACAAAAAAAGAGTTTCTTGTAGGAGAATACAAGAAAAACTTATGGGCAAGTTAA
- a CDS encoding alpha/beta hydrolase has product MFGILKTLLFLILFFYLLSAIILYIFQRTFIYFPSAFVTHDFKNEVFLNEGESINVIVLNENKKKALVYFGGNAEAVVYSALSLQVLFPDHSVYLVNYRGYGGSTGTPKEKALFSDALYIYDELIKKHASISIMGRSLGSGIATYLASKRSIDKLILITPYDSIQKLAQKRFPLYPMALLLKDKYDSIKRINKIKGKVLIIMAQNDKTIPFKHSQNLIKNFPKEQITVKMILNKEHNDLSNDKEYDAVIKAFIQNDK; this is encoded by the coding sequence ATGTTTGGAATACTTAAAACTTTACTATTTTTAATTTTATTCTTTTATTTACTTTCTGCAATTATTCTTTATATTTTTCAAAGAACTTTTATTTATTTTCCTTCTGCTTTTGTAACTCATGATTTTAAGAATGAAGTGTTCTTAAATGAAGGGGAGAGTATTAATGTTATTGTTTTGAATGAAAACAAAAAAAAGGCTCTTGTGTATTTTGGTGGTAATGCAGAAGCAGTTGTATACTCTGCTTTATCTTTGCAAGTGTTATTTCCTGATCATAGTGTGTATTTAGTTAATTATCGTGGATACGGTGGCAGTACTGGAACGCCCAAGGAAAAAGCACTTTTTTCGGATGCTTTATATATTTACGATGAACTTATCAAAAAACACGCTTCTATTTCTATTATGGGAAGAAGTCTGGGATCTGGCATTGCCACCTATTTAGCTTCCAAAAGAAGTATTGATAAATTAATTTTAATTACGCCTTATGACAGTATTCAAAAGCTTGCACAAAAGAGATTTCCTCTTTATCCTATGGCTCTTTTATTAAAAGACAAATACGATTCTATAAAAAGAATTAATAAAATAAAAGGAAAAGTACTTATAATAATGGCACAAAATGATAAAACAATACCTTTTAAACATTCCCAAAACTTAATAAAAAACTTTCCAAAAGAACAAATTACAGTAAAAATGATTTTAAATAAAGAACACAATGATTTATCAAACGACAAAGAATATGATGCAGTTATAAAAGCTTTTATTCAAAATGATAAATAA
- a CDS encoding mobile mystery protein B codes for MKDTTKIKGATYNDDISGLLLDTSKQYTIQDIYVYEAKNITKATLKYLSAKPDNKMAPLSFEWFVFLHKEMFGDVWDWAGKLRQVELSIGVKAYLVSTELKKLVDDLEYWHKNKSFEVIEIAARTHHRAVQIHPFKNGNGRWSRMIANIYLKQNGLSPTKWNENLLAKVNLHRDDYINSLKEADNGDYSKLIQLQSNRI; via the coding sequence ATGAAAGATACAACAAAAATAAAAGGTGCAACATATAATGATGATATATCTGGTTTATTACTTGATACATCTAAACAATATACGATTCAAGATATTTATGTTTATGAAGCTAAAAATATAACAAAAGCTACATTAAAATATTTATCAGCAAAACCTGATAATAAAATGGCACCATTATCTTTTGAATGGTTTGTATTCTTGCATAAAGAAATGTTTGGAGATGTTTGGGACTGGGCAGGTAAATTAAGACAAGTAGAGTTAAGTATAGGAGTAAAAGCTTATTTAGTTTCTACTGAATTAAAAAAACTAGTAGATGACTTAGAATACTGGCATAAAAATAAAAGTTTCGAAGTAATAGAAATTGCTGCTAGAACTCATCATCGAGCAGTACAAATTCATCCATTTAAAAATGGTAATGGTAGATGGTCAAGAATGATTGCTAATATATATTTAAAACAAAATGGTTTAAGTCCCACTAAGTGGAATGAAAATCTTTTGGCAAAAGTAAATCTTCATAGAGATGATTATATTAATTCACTAAAAGAAGCAGATAATGGAGATTATAGTAAATTAATTCAATTACAAAGTAATAGAATTTGA
- a CDS encoding HAMP domain-containing protein, with amino-acid sequence MLAGVVVIATILFLVSLINNQASEVKKIQDRKVQSLLLAYEMRQSSDDLTRLARTFSATSDSKYEKMYWDIINIRNGEKERPQNYNRIYWDLVLEYGQKPKPDGEKISLNKMMKDAGFTKAEFAYLAEAQKNSNDLIQLETVAMNAAKGLFEDANGKFTIKKNPDNALAVKLTHSNKYHAEKAKIVKPIDDFMAALDERTSKEVQSASETNANYLLILFIFSGFAFLFFAFLFYVNRKLIPNMYIFKDSLINFFKYLNNETEYSGTIDVHTNDEIGEMAHAVNQNITKIKSLKDQDAALIDDVKRVVSLVKDGKIKQTVKKSTENVGLEELKTIINEMLAVMAKNVTEDLNKVTDALKSYQQLDFTHRIQGETGKTAEGLNALADIINEMLVENKDNGLTLGNSSEVLLENVNILNNNSNESASALEETSAALEEMTASIISNTQNVVEMAGYANALNTSAKEGESLAGQTTTAMNEIDKQVSAINDAISVIDQIAFQTNILSLNAAVEAATAGEAGKGFAVVAQEVRNLASRSAEAANEIKALVENATKKANDGKSIAAKMSIGYSELNGNISKTISLIKDVESASKEQQTGIEQINAAVASLDKKTQENAAISSKTQDIANQTDNIAKLIVSNANKKEFIGKDTMVSKNMLEKPSENISTIKYEERRAPHSRTTIKPANKEIRENKNNEEWESF; translated from the coding sequence ATGTTAGCTGGAGTTGTAGTAATCGCTACAATATTATTTTTAGTAAGTTTGATTAATAATCAGGCAAGTGAAGTTAAAAAAATTCAAGATAGAAAAGTACAGTCGCTATTATTAGCGTATGAAATGAGGCAAAGTTCTGATGATTTAACGAGGTTAGCTCGAACATTTTCTGCTACAAGTGATTCTAAATACGAAAAGATGTACTGGGATATTATTAATATTAGAAATGGAGAGAAAGAAAGACCTCAAAATTACAATAGAATCTACTGGGATTTAGTATTAGAATATGGACAAAAACCTAAACCTGATGGGGAAAAGATATCCTTAAATAAAATGATGAAAGATGCTGGATTTACAAAAGCAGAGTTCGCATATTTAGCCGAAGCACAAAAGAATTCCAATGACCTTATACAATTAGAGACAGTAGCAATGAATGCTGCAAAAGGTTTATTTGAGGATGCAAATGGTAAGTTCACAATTAAAAAGAACCCAGATAATGCGCTGGCAGTTAAACTTACACACTCTAATAAATACCATGCTGAAAAAGCAAAAATTGTAAAACCAATTGATGATTTTATGGCTGCACTTGATGAAAGAACATCAAAAGAAGTGCAAAGTGCCAGTGAAACCAATGCAAACTATTTATTGATCTTATTTATCTTTTCTGGATTTGCGTTTTTATTCTTCGCGTTTTTATTTTATGTTAATAGAAAATTAATTCCTAATATGTATATTTTCAAAGATTCATTAATTAATTTCTTTAAATATTTAAACAATGAAACAGAATATTCTGGAACCATTGATGTGCATACGAATGATGAAATTGGTGAAATGGCACATGCCGTTAATCAAAACATCACAAAAATCAAATCCTTAAAAGACCAAGATGCTGCATTAATTGATGATGTAAAAAGAGTTGTTTCTCTTGTAAAAGATGGCAAGATTAAACAAACGGTTAAAAAATCAACGGAAAACGTAGGACTTGAAGAGTTAAAAACAATTATTAATGAAATGTTAGCAGTAATGGCTAAAAATGTAACAGAAGATTTAAATAAAGTTACTGATGCACTTAAGTCATACCAACAACTTGATTTTACTCATAGAATTCAAGGAGAAACGGGAAAAACAGCAGAAGGGTTAAATGCCCTCGCAGATATTATTAATGAAATGTTAGTAGAGAATAAAGACAATGGTTTAACCCTTGGCAACAGTAGTGAAGTTTTACTGGAAAATGTAAATATCTTAAATAATAATTCAAATGAATCAGCGAGTGCTCTTGAAGAAACATCAGCAGCGCTAGAAGAAATGACGGCCAGTATTATTAGTAATACGCAAAATGTAGTAGAAATGGCAGGTTATGCAAACGCCTTAAATACTTCGGCTAAAGAAGGAGAGTCCTTAGCAGGACAAACAACTACAGCCATGAATGAAATAGATAAACAAGTAAGTGCTATTAATGATGCGATATCCGTCATTGATCAAATCGCCTTTCAAACAAATATTCTTTCTCTTAATGCTGCTGTTGAAGCTGCAACTGCAGGGGAAGCAGGTAAAGGGTTTGCCGTTGTAGCTCAAGAGGTCAGAAATCTGGCATCAAGATCAGCAGAAGCAGCAAATGAAATAAAGGCCCTCGTAGAAAATGCAACTAAAAAAGCAAATGATGGTAAATCAATAGCAGCTAAAATGAGTATTGGGTATTCTGAGCTTAATGGCAATATCTCTAAAACAATTAGTTTAATAAAAGATGTTGAGAGTGCCAGTAAAGAACAACAAACAGGTATTGAACAAATCAATGCTGCAGTGGCGTCACTTGATAAAAAAACGCAAGAGAATGCTGCTATTTCAAGTAAAACTCAAGATATCGCCAATCAAACAGATAACATTGCAAAACTTATTGTCTCCAATGCAAACAAAAAAGAGTTTATAGGAAAAGATACAATGGTAAGTAAAAATATGCTTGAAAAACCATCTGAAAATATTAGCACGATTAAATACGAAGAAAGAAGAGCCCCTCACTCAAGAACAACAATAAAACCAGCCAATAAAGAAATACGTGAAAACAAGAACAATGAAGAATGGGAGAGCTTTTAA
- a CDS encoding transporter substrate-binding domain-containing protein: MKNFVKYFLIMSILFSSSLFAKTLKIATPSDIPPYSFINAENEISGMFIDYWRLWSEKTGVKIKFIPSFWNETLDNIKNKKVDIHSGLFKTKNRKEYLKYLNAIYNVNSSIFVLKNKNIHTISELNGKTLGFLKGTYFETYFAKNYPLIHTKTYLDYKDFKEDVMNNKIDAFIDDDIITWMNIIRYFDYNKVKKIEDFSLNKSFYAAIKKNDKNLEKIVLEGMNKINTKDLIKLEKKWIINKDQHSLSLIKENDILSLEERIYLKKNTNVSLALLKDWKRMSFYNKKMEISGFHVDLLNQINENLNSKIGYKVFDSWSKAYKASKNGQSNGIFGLSWTKEREEFFSYSSAYFFSPMYLVTRKSDTSIQDIENLDNKIAIVHNNSIAEDILQKKQKNVKIIYSNNQIDILNKIKDKTADFTIQDDPHEYDLEKYKLQIKKMFFLKEGEFHIGTKINDKIFTSIIDKGLRSISKKQMQIIKNKWANQKIKNSVFTNEELKYIKNSPVLNIGIEEWKPVLYATDANKMGGLAGEILELIFKKSSLKINLVNNNWNNLLNDFKDKKIDILPVVYYVKERESFGLYSDPYISIQDYIYVKEENKDVSSFKDLKGKKIALVKGYASVGFIKEKFPAINIIETSSVEESILKLINNEVDAIFESQIVVEHKLNELLIKGLRAIRQSEIKINQIHMFSKKDDFILQSILQKSLYLISTEEKNRIISKWLKKEKIKKELNIIFDKKREPFIFSNSYLKGIEFDLIKEVFKDYKTKINYSSSNYENIYNTFKNNDSFDMLSSIKERNDEFYYSNDFITLSNVFITRVKDNITINSVKDLKDKKIVAFPNAHMFSSKEFYSMFKPETREDNYTEEEDHKAIKLFLDKKVDIILMDNNIFKWHLKYMSNTQLSEYKFNYLKGSNNTLKLAFKNENLRNIFNKNLEKIKESGTYQKIINSYILYDKKAKVEVLTLLSKLLSKYIFDHNTLEIKNIINIFTSMFYIKNIEVYDNNELLYSSSKEVLKEAMIFDSFYFLYNHPTKVGYLKLTFNEKLLSSSTLIPDINKFKNLLSYEYVKNIYREFSYLSNKIEFSKKEKLFIKNNPIIRFSETNLEPLVFINGDKIIGLVMEYIKIIEDTTSLKFEFVKKDTRLDVIKGFENKELDILPSYSNLALKINDAVLSNIYERFNYILVTKEDENFTNNINDLKNKTLVLPKDLTAYHFIKENYPFIKIIETNTLKEAFDLVAKNKTYATIEHSAIASYYIKNFFPSLKITGVLENKYQHSFLVQKNKTELLSIINKVLDSISFEKKNEIRHKWIKTKINTAVDYEIIYEMIFVFVLILSIILYFLNKISKNKNHIEKINLKLNASVEDLSLIKDELEDSNEELQSTIENLKQTQEQLIDAEKMASLGSLVAGVAHEINTPIGIGLTGISHLEELTSEISKEYSNQKMTQSEFEEYLDNSKELSFLIHRNLEKAAALVRSFKQVAVDQSSEEKREFNLKKYLDEILQSIHSVTKKSNIKINISCPNDIKINSYAGAYSQIITNLIMNSLIHGFKEKEEGEISITVLKDQNELKIIYKDNGKGIKKENLSKIFDPFFTTNRNNGGSGLGLNIIYNIIVSRLNGSIKCLSQENKGVEFIILLKLTNSTNTQ; this comes from the coding sequence GTGAAAAATTTTGTAAAATATTTTTTAATTATGTCTATATTGTTCTCTTCTTCTTTATTTGCCAAAACATTAAAAATTGCAACTCCTTCTGATATCCCACCTTATTCTTTTATTAATGCTGAAAACGAAATTTCGGGAATGTTTATTGATTATTGGCGTTTGTGGTCAGAGAAAACGGGTGTTAAAATTAAGTTTATCCCCTCTTTTTGGAATGAAACCTTAGATAATATAAAAAATAAAAAAGTTGATATTCATTCTGGTTTATTTAAAACGAAAAATAGAAAAGAGTATTTGAAATATTTAAATGCAATTTATAATGTGAATTCCAGTATTTTTGTATTAAAAAACAAAAATATACATACAATAAGTGAGCTAAATGGAAAAACCCTTGGTTTCTTAAAAGGAACATATTTTGAAACATATTTTGCCAAGAACTATCCTTTAATACATACCAAAACATATCTTGATTATAAAGATTTTAAAGAAGATGTAATGAACAATAAAATAGATGCGTTCATTGATGATGATATTATTACATGGATGAATATCATTAGATATTTTGATTACAATAAAGTTAAAAAAATAGAAGATTTTTCTTTGAATAAGTCGTTTTATGCTGCTATTAAAAAAAATGATAAAAACTTAGAAAAAATTGTACTTGAGGGTATGAATAAAATTAATACGAAAGATTTGATAAAATTAGAAAAAAAATGGATTATAAATAAAGACCAGCATTCCCTTTCTTTGATAAAAGAAAATGATATTTTAAGCCTTGAAGAAAGAATATATTTAAAGAAGAATACAAATGTTAGTCTTGCTTTATTAAAAGACTGGAAGCGTATGAGTTTTTATAATAAAAAAATGGAAATATCTGGTTTTCATGTAGATTTATTAAATCAAATAAATGAAAATCTAAATAGCAAAATAGGATATAAGGTATTTGATTCCTGGTCAAAAGCGTATAAAGCCAGTAAAAACGGCCAAAGTAATGGAATATTTGGTTTATCTTGGACAAAAGAAAGAGAAGAGTTTTTTTCCTATTCTTCTGCATATTTTTTTTCCCCAATGTATTTAGTGACCAGAAAGTCAGATACTTCTATTCAAGATATAGAAAACCTTGATAATAAAATAGCAATTGTTCATAATAACTCAATAGCTGAGGACATACTTCAAAAAAAACAAAAAAATGTAAAAATTATATATTCCAACAATCAAATAGACATACTCAATAAGATTAAAGATAAAACGGCTGATTTTACTATTCAAGATGATCCACATGAATATGATTTAGAAAAATACAAACTTCAAATTAAAAAAATGTTTTTTCTTAAAGAGGGTGAATTCCATATTGGAACAAAAATAAATGATAAAATTTTTACCTCTATTATTGATAAAGGTCTTAGATCTATTAGTAAAAAACAAATGCAAATAATTAAAAATAAGTGGGCAAATCAAAAGATAAAAAATTCTGTTTTTACGAATGAAGAATTAAAATATATAAAAAATTCCCCTGTTCTTAATATTGGAATTGAAGAGTGGAAACCGGTTCTTTATGCTACTGATGCTAATAAAATGGGAGGTTTAGCCGGAGAAATCTTGGAACTCATTTTTAAAAAATCATCTTTAAAAATCAACTTAGTTAATAATAACTGGAATAATTTATTAAACGATTTTAAAGATAAAAAGATTGATATTTTACCTGTGGTGTATTATGTAAAAGAGAGGGAGTCTTTTGGATTATACAGCGATCCGTATATTAGTATCCAGGATTATATTTATGTAAAAGAAGAGAATAAAGATGTCTCTTCTTTCAAAGATCTAAAAGGGAAAAAAATTGCTCTTGTAAAAGGTTATGCAAGTGTAGGTTTTATAAAAGAAAAATTTCCAGCTATAAATATAATAGAAACATCAAGTGTGGAAGAGTCTATTTTAAAACTTATTAATAATGAAGTAGATGCTATTTTTGAATCTCAAATTGTAGTTGAGCATAAATTGAATGAATTATTAATTAAAGGCTTAAGAGCAATTCGGCAAAGCGAGATTAAAATAAATCAAATACATATGTTTTCTAAAAAAGATGATTTTATCTTGCAAAGTATTTTACAGAAGTCTTTATATCTGATTTCAACAGAAGAGAAAAATAGAATTATCTCAAAATGGTTAAAAAAAGAAAAAATAAAAAAAGAGCTAAATATTATATTTGATAAAAAAAGAGAACCTTTTATCTTTTCTAATTCGTATTTAAAAGGAATTGAATTCGATTTAATTAAAGAAGTTTTTAAAGACTATAAAACAAAAATCAATTATTCTAGTTCAAATTATGAGAATATTTACAATACTTTTAAAAATAATGATTCCTTTGATATGCTTTCTTCTATTAAAGAAAGAAACGATGAATTTTATTATTCAAATGATTTTATTACTTTAAGTAATGTTTTTATTACAAGGGTAAAAGATAATATTACGATTAACAGTGTAAAAGATTTAAAAGACAAAAAAATAGTAGCATTTCCCAATGCCCACATGTTTTCTAGTAAAGAATTTTATTCTATGTTCAAGCCTGAAACAAGAGAAGATAACTATACAGAAGAAGAGGATCACAAAGCAATAAAACTTTTTTTAGATAAAAAAGTTGATATTATATTAATGGACAATAATATTTTTAAATGGCACTTGAAATATATGAGTAATACCCAATTATCTGAGTATAAATTTAATTATCTTAAGGGCTCGAATAATACCTTGAAACTTGCTTTTAAAAATGAAAATCTACGAAATATATTTAATAAGAATTTAGAAAAAATCAAAGAATCAGGTACTTATCAAAAAATTATCAATTCTTATATCTTATATGATAAAAAAGCTAAAGTTGAAGTACTTACGCTTTTATCCAAACTCTTGTCAAAATACATCTTTGATCATAATACGCTTGAAATTAAAAATATTATAAATATTTTTACTTCAATGTTTTATATCAAAAACATTGAAGTTTATGATAATAATGAACTTTTATATTCTTCTTCAAAAGAAGTACTGAAAGAGGCAATGATTTTTGATAGTTTTTATTTCCTTTATAATCATCCTACTAAAGTAGGTTATTTAAAGCTCACTTTTAATGAAAAACTATTATCCTCTTCAACCCTTATTCCTGATATAAACAAGTTTAAAAATCTTCTCTCGTATGAATATGTAAAAAATATATATAGGGAGTTTTCTTATTTATCAAACAAAATTGAATTTTCAAAAAAAGAGAAACTTTTTATCAAAAATAATCCCATTATTAGATTTTCTGAAACTAATTTAGAACCTTTGGTTTTTATCAATGGAGATAAAATAATTGGTTTAGTAATGGAATATATCAAAATAATAGAAGATACAACATCCTTAAAATTTGAGTTTGTTAAAAAAGATACACGACTCGATGTCATAAAAGGTTTTGAAAACAAAGAATTAGATATTTTACCTTCTTATTCAAATTTAGCATTAAAAATAAATGATGCAGTTTTGTCAAATATTTATGAACGTTTTAACTATATTCTTGTGACAAAAGAGGATGAGAATTTTACTAATAATATAAACGATTTAAAAAATAAAACCTTGGTGTTGCCTAAAGATTTGACTGCCTATCATTTTATTAAAGAAAACTATCCTTTTATAAAAATAATTGAGACCAATACACTTAAAGAAGCTTTTGACTTAGTTGCTAAAAATAAAACGTATGCAACGATAGAACACTCTGCAATTGCATCGTATTATATTAAAAATTTTTTTCCCTCTTTAAAAATAACAGGTGTATTAGAGAATAAATATCAGCACAGTTTTTTAGTACAAAAAAACAAAACGGAGCTTTTATCTATTATAAATAAAGTCCTTGACTCTATTAGTTTTGAGAAAAAAAATGAGATAAGACATAAATGGATTAAAACAAAAATAAATACAGCCGTAGATTATGAAATCATCTATGAAATGATTTTTGTTTTTGTGCTCATTTTATCAATCATTTTATATTTTTTAAATAAAATATCTAAAAATAAAAATCACATAGAAAAAATAAATCTTAAACTAAATGCGAGTGTAGAAGACTTATCTCTTATAAAAGATGAACTTGAAGATTCAAATGAAGAATTACAAAGTACTATTGAAAATTTAAAACAGACACAAGAACAATTAATTGATGCAGAAAAAATGGCATCTTTAGGAAGTTTGGTAGCGGGTGTGGCACATGAAATTAATACCCCAATAGGCATAGGGCTAACAGGAATATCTCATTTGGAAGAGCTTACCTCTGAAATTAGTAAAGAATATAGTAATCAAAAAATGACGCAAAGTGAGTTCGAAGAATATTTAGACAATAGCAAAGAATTGAGTTTTTTAATACATAGAAATCTTGAAAAAGCAGCGGCACTGGTACGCTCTTTTAAACAAGTTGCTGTGGATCAAAGTAGTGAAGAAAAAAGAGAGTTTAATTTAAAAAAATACTTAGATGAAATATTACAAAGTATTCATTCAGTGACTAAAAAATCAAATATTAAGATAAATATATCTTGCCCCAATGATATAAAAATAAATTCTTATGCCGGTGCTTATTCTCAAATTATTACAAATTTAATAATGAATTCACTTATACATGGTTTTAAAGAAAAAGAAGAAGGTGAGATAAGTATTACTGTTTTAAAAGATCAAAATGAGTTAAAAATTATTTATAAAGACAATGGAAAAGGGATAAAAAAAGAAAACCTTAGTAAAATATTTGATCCATTTTTTACAACAAATAGAAATAATGGTGGCTCAGGTTTAGGACTAAATATCATATACAATATTATTGTATCCAGATTAAATGGTAGTATTAAGTGTTTAAGTCAAGAAAATAAGGGAGTAGAATTTATTATTCTATTAAAACTAACTAATAGTACAAATACTCAGTAA